In Cryptomeria japonica chromosome 10, Sugi_1.0, whole genome shotgun sequence, a genomic segment contains:
- the LOC131036712 gene encoding uncharacterized protein LOC131036712 isoform X1 codes for MEALQRITRRMAHKLLKEKSLPNRLQRLKSGGFKRKAEFLTLAENKRRKLAKLTSPSTDTESVEEAARLKKGKIGLSEYSVGNEEVEIFVELPAGIAFSFNSLKMDAEDMEDMEVGSYTRPDYRDGCDLMNTPQSVTVSGIDNDLDCGVSGMDGCVSSEILPFVLSLAFDTDSEEQSILDLDQDLSKGGEEMQKDDATSTPIKPLEELDSAESDVVQVEMSEREIEVAQVLDNVAPREIEDAQMLDKMNQGEVADAPVFNEMTEGEVTDAHACNIIGSLSGQVKEEPETEGGCLDLNDNKRSVEGEGTCKFEQLKRIRRSGPGSKWMYSGSRFAAFLRSAVGVIDLDADDEMLQNHGKAAAKQKSGAIEGRCVAAPSPPKRQSARFPGKRKVTLSPSSQLKLLEASKSSSYRRMLPFCAELAKDLAMVSSAQTTIRLSPRTDCTASKGCDIYADKGLTGEPFIPEHIKGEENENNLASAICDQGLSSSSTSKANVELEDNRSQRELPTSNKRMSREPQCIELVKVEQNENQMELIPSDDQISMKSSPTGHVKLEQNDMGPTLSNEKMIMGPPCAGQVKLEQNDIEMELHSSSEGTSRSPPRAEHIDFKQNGCQIEFVPGNEEFSREPLATKPAKLKENASELMPANDNGPSNAGLSIGRANFEQSGNQLESVPGDQFLSRKSLFVENMRQGQNGNQSESAIGDQSSSRESFYTGCVKPDQTECQSMSASIQLESSPACHLYGPSDELGNSLASQSSGKSSSLVFSNGQCISPPLTQKFPTADSESISLVDHKSPSPSPCGSSDITLFPTCSEVPSPLHTPASVPSKGILKISHRSCKGICLCSDCASFRLQAEKASEFSERQLRETETLAVALMSELTNVRNLMEKYLIAKGKGTGILCSIPHSQLKDASRSALRVEETARNHLVQMTRDCHLHCKILRMQQRRVKFADKVEVKTFKSE; via the exons ATGGAGGCGCTTCAAAGGATAACTCGGCGCATGGCTCACAAGCTGCTCAAAGAAAAATCACTGCCAAATCGTTTGCAGAGGCTTAAGAGCGGCGGCTTCAAAAGAAAGGCCGAATTTCTCACCCTCGCCGAAAACAAACGAAGAAAGCTCGCCAAGCTCACTTCCCCGTCAACTGATACCGAGTCTGTAGAGGAGGCGGCTCGGCTGAAAAAGGGTAAGATCGGTTTATCAGAATATTCTGTTGGTAATGAAGAGGTTGAGATTTTCGTGGAACTGCCTGCCGGTATAGCTTTTTCGTTTAATTCGCTGAAAATGGATGCAGAGGATATGGAGGATATGGAAGTTGGGAGCTATACACGGCCGGATTACAGAGATGGCTGTGACTTAATGAATACCCCTCAGTCAGTGACAGTAAGTGGAATAGATAATGATTTGGATTGTGGGGTAagtgggatggatggatgtgtttCATCTGAAATTTTACCTTTTGTTTTGAGTTTGGCGTTTGATACTGATTCAGAAGAACAAAGTATATTGGATTTGGATCAAGATTTGTCAAAAGGAGGTGAAGAAATGCAGAAGGATGATGCAACTTCAACACCCATTAAGCCTTTGGAGGAGTTAGATTCGGCAGAGAGTGATGTTGTGCAAGTGGAAATGTCTGAAAGGGAAATAGAAGTTGCTCAAGTGCTGGACAATGTGGCTCCGAGGGAGATAGAAGATGCTCAAATGTTGGATAAAATGAATCAAGGAGAAGTAGCTGATGCTCCGGTGTTTAATGAAATGACTGAAGGTGAAGTAACAGATGCCCATGCTTGCAATATTATTGGTTCTTTATCGGGCCAAGTTAAAGAAGAGCCTGAGACTGAGGGAGGCTGCCTTGATCTGAATGATAACAAGCGTTCTGTGGAAGGAGAGGGGACTTGCAAGTTCGAACAGTTGAAGAGGATTCGCAGATCGGGTCCAGGTTCGAAATGGATGTATTCTGGAAGTAGATTTGCCGCATTCTTGCGATCGGCTGTTGGGGTGATTGACCTCGATGCTGATGATGAAATGCTGCAAAATCACGGGAAAGCTGCTGCCAAACAGAAGTCTGGAGCAATTGAGGGTAGATGCGTTGCTGCTCCTTCTCCCCCCAAACGACAGTCAGCCAGATTCCCCGGCAAAAGAAAAGTT ACACTTTCTCCAAGTTCACAATTGAAACTATTGGAAGCTTCAAAAAGCAGTAGCTACAGGAGAATGTTGCCTTTTTGCGCCGAGCTGGCGAAGGACCTTGCAA TGGTTTCTTCAGCCCAAACTACCATAAGATTGTCACCAAGAACAGACTGCACAGCCTCTAAGGGATGCGATATATATGCTGACAAAGGTTTGACCGGGGAACCCTTTATACCTGAACATATCAAGGGTGAAGAAAATGAGAATAATTTGGCATCTGCCATATGTGATCAAGGATTGAGCAGTAGCAGCACATCCAAGGCAAATGTTGAGCTTGAAGATAATAGAAGTCAAAGAGAGTTGCCTACCAGTAACAAACGAATGAGTAGGGAGCCCCAGTGCATTGAGCTTGTTAAGGTTGAACAGAATGAAAATCAAATGGAATTGATCCCTAGTGATGATCAAATAAGCATGAAGTCTTCACCCACTGGACATGTTAAGCTTGAACAAAATGACATGGGGCCTACCCTCAGTAATGAAAAAATGATAATGGGGCCTCCATGTGCAGGGCAGGTTAAGCTTGAACAAAATGACATTGAGATGGAATTGCATTCCAGTAGTGAAGGTACGAGCAGAAGCCCTCCCCGTGCTGAACATATtgatttcaaacaaaatggctgtCAGATAGAGTTTGTCCCAGGAAATGAAGAATTTAGCAGGGAACCTCTGGCTACCAAACCTGCAAAGCTAAAAGAGAATGCAAGTGAATTAATGCCTGCCAATGATAATGGCCCGAGTAATGCAGGATTATCCATTGGGCGTGCTAATTTTGAACAAAGTGGAAACCAATTGGAATCAGTTCCTGGTGACCAATTTCTTAGCAGGAAGTCACTTTTTGTTGAAAATATGAGGCAAGGACAGAATGGAAATCAATCAGAATCAGCTATTGGTGATCAGAGCTCGAGCAGGGAGTCTTTCTATACTGGATGTGTTAAGCCTGATCAAACTGAATGCCAATCAATGTCTGCCTCAATTCAGTTGGAGTCATCCCCTGCTTGTCATTTGTATGGTCCTTCTGATGAGCTTGGAAATTCTTTGGCAAGTCAGTCCTCCGGCAAATCCAGTTCTTTAGTTTTTTCCAACGGGCAGTGTATTTCTCCACCCCTAACACAAAAATTCCCAACAGCGGATTCAGAGAGTATAAGTCTAGTTGATCACAAATCACCTTCTCCATCTCCGTGTGGTTCTTCTGATATTACTTTGTTTCCAACTTGCAGTGAAGTTCCCTCTCCATTACACACACCTGCATCAGTGCCTTCTAAGGGAATTCTAAAAATTAGCCATCGTTCATGCAAAGGAATCTGCTTGTGCTCAGATTGTGCATCGTTTCGTCTTCAAGCAGAAAAGGCATCAGAATTCTCTGAAAGACAGTTAAGAGAAACAGAAACACTGGCAGTGGCATTGATGAGTGAACTCACCAATGTAAGAAATTTGATGGAGAAATATTTGATTGCAAAGGGCAAAGGGACTGGCATTCTGTGTTCCATACCGCATTCACAG TTGAAAGATGCTTCTAGGAGTGCTCTAAGGGTAGAAGAGACTGCCAGAAATCACCTTGTTCAAATGACCCGTGATTGTCATCTTCATTGCAAAATTCTG CGTATGCAACAGCGGAGAGTTAAGTTTGCGGATAAGGTTGAAGTGAAAACGTTCAAATCAGAATAA
- the LOC131036712 gene encoding uncharacterized protein LOC131036712 isoform X2, which produces MEALQRITRRMAHKLLKEKSLPNRLQRLKSGGFKRKAEFLTLAENKRRKLAKLTSPSTDTESVEEAARLKKEDMEDMEVGSYTRPDYRDGCDLMNTPQSVTVSGIDNDLDCGVSGMDGCVSSEILPFVLSLAFDTDSEEQSILDLDQDLSKGGEEMQKDDATSTPIKPLEELDSAESDVVQVEMSEREIEVAQVLDNVAPREIEDAQMLDKMNQGEVADAPVFNEMTEGEVTDAHACNIIGSLSGQVKEEPETEGGCLDLNDNKRSVEGEGTCKFEQLKRIRRSGPGSKWMYSGSRFAAFLRSAVGVIDLDADDEMLQNHGKAAAKQKSGAIEGRCVAAPSPPKRQSARFPGKRKVTLSPSSQLKLLEASKSSSYRRMLPFCAELAKDLAMVSSAQTTIRLSPRTDCTASKGCDIYADKGLTGEPFIPEHIKGEENENNLASAICDQGLSSSSTSKANVELEDNRSQRELPTSNKRMSREPQCIELVKVEQNENQMELIPSDDQISMKSSPTGHVKLEQNDMGPTLSNEKMIMGPPCAGQVKLEQNDIEMELHSSSEGTSRSPPRAEHIDFKQNGCQIEFVPGNEEFSREPLATKPAKLKENASELMPANDNGPSNAGLSIGRANFEQSGNQLESVPGDQFLSRKSLFVENMRQGQNGNQSESAIGDQSSSRESFYTGCVKPDQTECQSMSASIQLESSPACHLYGPSDELGNSLASQSSGKSSSLVFSNGQCISPPLTQKFPTADSESISLVDHKSPSPSPCGSSDITLFPTCSEVPSPLHTPASVPSKGILKISHRSCKGICLCSDCASFRLQAEKASEFSERQLRETETLAVALMSELTNVRNLMEKYLIAKGKGTGILCSIPHSQLKDASRSALRVEETARNHLVQMTRDCHLHCKILRMQQRRVKFADKVEVKTFKSE; this is translated from the exons ATGGAGGCGCTTCAAAGGATAACTCGGCGCATGGCTCACAAGCTGCTCAAAGAAAAATCACTGCCAAATCGTTTGCAGAGGCTTAAGAGCGGCGGCTTCAAAAGAAAGGCCGAATTTCTCACCCTCGCCGAAAACAAACGAAGAAAGCTCGCCAAGCTCACTTCCCCGTCAACTGATACCGAGTCTGTAGAGGAGGCGGCTCGGCTGAAAAAGG AGGATATGGAGGATATGGAAGTTGGGAGCTATACACGGCCGGATTACAGAGATGGCTGTGACTTAATGAATACCCCTCAGTCAGTGACAGTAAGTGGAATAGATAATGATTTGGATTGTGGGGTAagtgggatggatggatgtgtttCATCTGAAATTTTACCTTTTGTTTTGAGTTTGGCGTTTGATACTGATTCAGAAGAACAAAGTATATTGGATTTGGATCAAGATTTGTCAAAAGGAGGTGAAGAAATGCAGAAGGATGATGCAACTTCAACACCCATTAAGCCTTTGGAGGAGTTAGATTCGGCAGAGAGTGATGTTGTGCAAGTGGAAATGTCTGAAAGGGAAATAGAAGTTGCTCAAGTGCTGGACAATGTGGCTCCGAGGGAGATAGAAGATGCTCAAATGTTGGATAAAATGAATCAAGGAGAAGTAGCTGATGCTCCGGTGTTTAATGAAATGACTGAAGGTGAAGTAACAGATGCCCATGCTTGCAATATTATTGGTTCTTTATCGGGCCAAGTTAAAGAAGAGCCTGAGACTGAGGGAGGCTGCCTTGATCTGAATGATAACAAGCGTTCTGTGGAAGGAGAGGGGACTTGCAAGTTCGAACAGTTGAAGAGGATTCGCAGATCGGGTCCAGGTTCGAAATGGATGTATTCTGGAAGTAGATTTGCCGCATTCTTGCGATCGGCTGTTGGGGTGATTGACCTCGATGCTGATGATGAAATGCTGCAAAATCACGGGAAAGCTGCTGCCAAACAGAAGTCTGGAGCAATTGAGGGTAGATGCGTTGCTGCTCCTTCTCCCCCCAAACGACAGTCAGCCAGATTCCCCGGCAAAAGAAAAGTT ACACTTTCTCCAAGTTCACAATTGAAACTATTGGAAGCTTCAAAAAGCAGTAGCTACAGGAGAATGTTGCCTTTTTGCGCCGAGCTGGCGAAGGACCTTGCAA TGGTTTCTTCAGCCCAAACTACCATAAGATTGTCACCAAGAACAGACTGCACAGCCTCTAAGGGATGCGATATATATGCTGACAAAGGTTTGACCGGGGAACCCTTTATACCTGAACATATCAAGGGTGAAGAAAATGAGAATAATTTGGCATCTGCCATATGTGATCAAGGATTGAGCAGTAGCAGCACATCCAAGGCAAATGTTGAGCTTGAAGATAATAGAAGTCAAAGAGAGTTGCCTACCAGTAACAAACGAATGAGTAGGGAGCCCCAGTGCATTGAGCTTGTTAAGGTTGAACAGAATGAAAATCAAATGGAATTGATCCCTAGTGATGATCAAATAAGCATGAAGTCTTCACCCACTGGACATGTTAAGCTTGAACAAAATGACATGGGGCCTACCCTCAGTAATGAAAAAATGATAATGGGGCCTCCATGTGCAGGGCAGGTTAAGCTTGAACAAAATGACATTGAGATGGAATTGCATTCCAGTAGTGAAGGTACGAGCAGAAGCCCTCCCCGTGCTGAACATATtgatttcaaacaaaatggctgtCAGATAGAGTTTGTCCCAGGAAATGAAGAATTTAGCAGGGAACCTCTGGCTACCAAACCTGCAAAGCTAAAAGAGAATGCAAGTGAATTAATGCCTGCCAATGATAATGGCCCGAGTAATGCAGGATTATCCATTGGGCGTGCTAATTTTGAACAAAGTGGAAACCAATTGGAATCAGTTCCTGGTGACCAATTTCTTAGCAGGAAGTCACTTTTTGTTGAAAATATGAGGCAAGGACAGAATGGAAATCAATCAGAATCAGCTATTGGTGATCAGAGCTCGAGCAGGGAGTCTTTCTATACTGGATGTGTTAAGCCTGATCAAACTGAATGCCAATCAATGTCTGCCTCAATTCAGTTGGAGTCATCCCCTGCTTGTCATTTGTATGGTCCTTCTGATGAGCTTGGAAATTCTTTGGCAAGTCAGTCCTCCGGCAAATCCAGTTCTTTAGTTTTTTCCAACGGGCAGTGTATTTCTCCACCCCTAACACAAAAATTCCCAACAGCGGATTCAGAGAGTATAAGTCTAGTTGATCACAAATCACCTTCTCCATCTCCGTGTGGTTCTTCTGATATTACTTTGTTTCCAACTTGCAGTGAAGTTCCCTCTCCATTACACACACCTGCATCAGTGCCTTCTAAGGGAATTCTAAAAATTAGCCATCGTTCATGCAAAGGAATCTGCTTGTGCTCAGATTGTGCATCGTTTCGTCTTCAAGCAGAAAAGGCATCAGAATTCTCTGAAAGACAGTTAAGAGAAACAGAAACACTGGCAGTGGCATTGATGAGTGAACTCACCAATGTAAGAAATTTGATGGAGAAATATTTGATTGCAAAGGGCAAAGGGACTGGCATTCTGTGTTCCATACCGCATTCACAG TTGAAAGATGCTTCTAGGAGTGCTCTAAGGGTAGAAGAGACTGCCAGAAATCACCTTGTTCAAATGACCCGTGATTGTCATCTTCATTGCAAAATTCTG CGTATGCAACAGCGGAGAGTTAAGTTTGCGGATAAGGTTGAAGTGAAAACGTTCAAATCAGAATAA